AACATACACTTTGATAACCTGTTGGCTTATTAGCAAATATCCCAGCTGTTGGCCACCTGTCTCTGGACTGGACGAGCAAAAACTATCAATGACCTCACTATTCCATTCAATCTGCATTCACCCATCTCTTCTTAGTCAGTGTTAGGCATCTTAGGAAACACATACTTTCTTTATAATaattagggttatttactaaaaaaacaaaacaaaaaaaaaacctaccagGCTCAGAATtagaattgctaaatttaggcaaaaatagctaatctgatttcaaaatatatatatatcaactccGCAATATAGCTTCGCTTGTTTTTTGCCAAAATGTTTCAATTTGGAATTCAAACTggtacaattcagagtttaatgaataaacccaacTGTGTTTCCCAAAGCAAACCTATGATATTATAATTGCTCATTAATAATGCATGAAATGCTAAATAGGACACAAACACATTGCTGTAGAAGTGACGCTATCAGGCCTCATTAAAGGAACTAATTTTGCATTGCATTTCTCTGTGTTCTGCAGTCACTTCGTGCTCTGTTGGGTGAGGAACTGGCAGAGTATTTAGCATCAGGAGAAAGGGGAGAAAGGAACATTGATGCTAAAACCCGTGCCCGGCTTCTACGGGACCTGCGTGCTGACACCCGTTCTCGAGCAGCCTGGTCCAGACTACTCAATGAATATCCCAACACCCGTAAATTTAAAGGCATTAATAAGAAAGGTTTATCCAAGGGATGCTTTGGCCTCAAACTGGACCGGATTGGAGCCATGAGTGGCCTGGGGTGCTAGAAGTTGGAGCACCATCTAGTGGCGGTCAGTAAGCATTACATTATCTCAATGTATTCCCTTGTGTTTGAAATACCCATGCATTTCACATATTATTTTGGCATATTCTAGCCTGATCTGTCCATGATTTACTACAATATTGCTTCATTTTAATCCAATATGGGTATACACCTATTTATTGGGACTACATTTCTTGTACACCTGCTTATGTACTTGCCATGATCTATTGTGTAATGCTCAAATCCTCTCTAGTTTAATACAGTTATGTTATCGCATGTAGCATTTAGATCTAGACAAAATAGCCATTACTATTCCAACAGCATAAagtgacagagtaaatgtaattgGGTAAATAGGTGATATGCTGACCAGGCACATCTGTCCATAGTCCTTTGCAAGAACAATGAGTCCTGGAGGTGGAGGGGGATTATGTCATATAAAATGCACCAATTAATCACACATGTGGCATCTGTTTAAATctgctgtcagccattgttatatagatattttattaGCTTTAAAACTGTCAAAATTATGTGATGTGACTGAACCGTCTGCATACTGTGTTGCTATTTTCTAAACATTGTAGTGCTTGCATCTGATGAATAGGTTCCATGGGTAAGAATATGATTGCTCAGTTCTTTtagtccagggataggcaaccttcggcactccagatgttgtggactacatcccccatactgctcctacatccataatgctgacaaatcatcatgggaggtgtagtccaaaacatctggagtgccgaaggttgcctatgcctgaatcTAGTCTAACACATTATGAGATCCCGTCATTGCATATAGATGCACTCATCTTTTAGAATATGAAGAGTTTTTTTTAGGCAGGACATACCACACTGTCACATGTTTGAGACAGTAGTTTACTTAATCTGACTTTGGCAGTTTCTTCTCACAATGCTTTTACCCCTTTATAAATCATCCACCTACTCCTCTCTCCCCAACCCCTCCTGCACTTGTGTTCATTTGGCTGAATTTGAAATATGAtcaggacagaaagttttaatatttatatatttaagcaTGTTCTACTTAAGTAAGCATCTTGGCAGACAGTGAGAGTGCCTGCATTTAACTGAATGAAGGCTAAGTAAACTGGGATTATTAGCCTATAATTGGCTATATCCATGGTTTTAACGTGACAGCCATGCATTATGTATTGTTTAGAGATCACATATTAAATGGATAATAACCCGGATTCCTAGATACATTAAAACACCATATCTTTGTGGCTCTTCTAAGAACTTAGAATGGTTCATTGCTAACACAGCACAATAAATCCCAGCACAGGATTGGAACAGGATTTGCCTGCATTGTGAGGTTTGCAGCCTATGTGAGGAGGTGGGAGGAACAGAGACAACTCGAGGAAAATAAATGATTTGAGGCCAGAGCTGTGCTTCCCAGGATCCTGGCAGCGAATGTACCGGGGCTGTGTTATTAATAACTATGATCATAATTCCATCTGCGTTTTTCCATGTGCTGTTACAAAGCTTGAAGTGCTGTATGAGAGAAGTCAGAATTCTGGCTTGCCACTTTCTAATAACACCACTAATCCTGAAGTCTTTTCTCTTTCAGGCTCCGAACATCGACAACGGTTTCTGATCACTGGTCGTTATCCTGTCTCAGAGTAGATGCCCATCTGAGAATCTTATGTTTCCTGAAGCCAAAGATTCCTCGGTGGGGGTGACAGGCTGGTACGATGGGACATAGGACCTGCTGTTACCACATGTCTATCTTCATTCTGTTCCTAGCGCACAAGAGCCACACATGTGCGTTTTGTGTCCACATCTGTAACGAGGGCTGCCTAGATGTTTACATATCAACGTTTGGAGGCGTGCATCACCTTTTAGGTGGCCAAGCAGACTCTCATGcgttaccctatgtagggcgaCTAGACTCTCTATGTGCCAAACCATTCCTAACTCATGGCCTGTCAATGTTTCAGCCACATGGACATCTTCACTAGGTCACAAGTCTTCACGTGCCACTTTAGTTACAATTAAACCCTTAGATTAGACCCATCAGCTCTCAACACTAAAAAGCTATATTGACACATTGATTGGAGTGCAGTAGGCACACAAAGGTTTAGTTGCCAACGTGTCCATCTTAGTGACCAGCCTCCATCAGAATTTGATTATCTAAACATGATCACTATGGAAAGAAAGACTTGGGACGTCTTCCCAGTCCTATCACAGAGGGAAGGTCATATTTAAACTTCTACTGGCTGCTCAACTAATTTTAATCCTGTATGTTAGTTTAGTGTGGCCACAGCTACTTAAGTAAATGATTTGTCAATGCTCCAAATGACttagcaaaaatgtattttttgtgtgtgtgtgtgtttatttgtaatCTAACTATAGCACTGCTAGGGTAAACA
This region of Pelobates fuscus isolate aPelFus1 chromosome 2, aPelFus1.pri, whole genome shotgun sequence genomic DNA includes:
- the NPPC gene encoding C-type natriuretic peptide, yielding MHFSHILAWGLVLAALYVRMEAKPTGQAHQKSLRALLGEELAEYLASGERGERNIDAKTRARLLRDLRADTRSRAAWSRLLNEYPNTRKFKGINKKGLSKGCFGLKLDRIGAMSGLGC